The Planctomycetota bacterium nucleotide sequence TCCGGGACGTCAACGACAGGTTCTTGATCAGGTACGTCTCGAACGATTGCTTGCCGCCGATGGTGTCGATCAGCTTCTTGAATGACGCATCGAATGGCGTGACATCGAACTCGGCCGCCAGGTTTACCCCTTCGGCCAACTGCTCGCGAGTGAACTCCTTGGTCTCCTTGCCCCATTTGACCTGCGCCTTGGGAGCGTCCAGGTTCGTGACCTTCAGCGTCAGTCGATTCAAATCCTGGTTGAACGGTAGGAAGGGCAGAATGCTCCGCGTGCCATCCCAGGCCTTCGGGCTACCATCAAAGCAGAATGGCCAGCGAACGCTCTCCAACTCGACCGCGCCCGCGGCATAGTTCAACACCGTGTGCCCTGGCGAAGCGGCGGCCGAGCCGCGCATGTCGACGGTGATCGTGCCGATCTCGCCATCGAAGCCCAGCCCCTTCAAAAAGGCGTAAGCCATAATCAACTGCCCGTTCGGGCCAGGATGAAACCCGTCGGGACCACAGACCGGGTACTTCTCACCCAGCGCGGCCTGGGCGCGGCGCATCGTGTCAATCATCGGTTGATGCACGTCGGCGAACAGCAGCTTGTTCTCCTGGGCCAGGCGACGATCGATGTCGCGCAGCCGCCCCAGGTTTTCGTTATAGGCCACGTGGGCCGGACGATCGCCCAGCATTTGCCCCGGGCGGAAGAAGTGGTCGTCGACCGCGCCGGGCGAGCCGACCACGATGGTCCGCACGATTAAGCCCTGAAGCTTGGCCAGCACGTTCCGCATGTTCTTTTCGTAGTTCGCGCCGACACCGTCGTCATACGGCCGATAGCCGCCGTCATTCATCCCATAGCACAACGTCACCACCGTCGGCTTGAACAGCCCCAGGTCCGGCTCGACGCGCGGCGTGAAGCCGAGCGCCGTTTCGCCACCCCAGCCGAACTGCAACACCTTCAGGTTCTTCAAACCCGAGCAGGCCAGCACGTAGGCTTCGATGTACTTGCTGTACAGCTTTTGCTCGGTGATCGAGTCGCCAGCAATCGCCAGCCGATCGCCCGAGCGCAGCGCCGGCTCGGCCGACGCCGACCGCGCCACGAAGTTACCGACGAACAACAAGAGTGCGACGGCCAGAAGTCGAATCGTGCGCTGCATGGCGAACTCCGAGCAAGCTTGAGTCAGGTAGGTACACTCCGCGAGGAGGGTGTATCGTAATCGGAAACAGCGCCCGGCAATACCGGGCCAGCACGGAAAATCGCCGCAACACTATGTTGCGGTGAAAGGTGCAAAGCGGCCGCAATCGGCGCTGACGCAACTCATGGGTGGCCCAGGTGCCTGCACCTGGGCGGCCGCAGGCCGCAGGAAACATCGAGCGCCGGCCCGCGCACGTGGTGACCTTCCACTGGACAACACGTGCTCATCAAGTTTCTTGTTGCTGCGCAACACCGATTGCGGAGCAATCGGTGCCACCCTCGTATCCTACGCCATACGTGATTTCAGTTGCGCAGCGCTTCAATGACGCGATCGCCCATTTGCGCCGTGGTCAGTTTCCCGCCCAAGTCGGGCGTGCCGTGACCGGCGGCCAAGGTGCGCTCGACCGCGCGGCGTACCACGGCCGCGGCCTCGAACAGTTCGAGCCAATCGAGCATCATCGCCGCGCTCAGAATCGCCGCCACCGGATTGGCCAGCCCGCGTCCGGCGATGTCGGGGGCCGAACCGTGGACGGGCTCGAACATCGACGGGAACTTGCGCTCGGGATTGGTGTTGGTGCTCGGCGCCAGTCCCAATCCTCCCGAGATCACGCCGCCAAGATCGGTCAGCAGATCGCCGAACAGATTCGACGCCACCACCACATCGAACGTCTGGGGGCAGCGGACAAAGTTCATCGCCGCCGCGTCGCAGTGTTGCCTGTCGGCCGCGACATCGGGATATTGCCCGCGCAGCTCTTCCAGGATTTCGTCCCACATCACGTACGAGTAGCGCTGGGCGTTGCTCTTGGTGATCATCGTCAGGTGCTTGCGCCGGCGTCGGGCCAGGTCGAAGCCAAACCGCAGAATCCGCTCGACGCCGTGCCGGGTGTGAATGGCCGTCTGCATGGCGCACTCGTCGGGCTGGCCAACTTTGAACCGGCCGCCGATGTCGACATATTCCCCCTCGGAGTTCTCGCGAATCACGACCAGGTCGATGTCGTCGGGGCCGCGCCCCGCCAACGGGCCGCGCACACCCGGGTACAACTTGGCCGGTCGGACGCACGCATATTGATCGAACGCTTGCCTGATTCGCACCAAAGGAGCGAGCGTGAAGTGATCGGGTAACAGCGTCGGCCAGCCGACCGCGCCAAGCAGAATTGCGTCGAAGGGCCGCAGCACTTCCAAGAAGTTCTCGGGCACGACCGCGCCCGTCTGCTTGTAGAACTCGACGCCCCAGGGGAGCGAGGTTTTCTCCAAGCGGAACGTCCCCGCTTGCCGCTCGAGCGCCTCGAGCACGCGCACGGCCTCGGCCGTCACTTCCACGCCAATCCCGTCGCCGGGGTAGATCGCGATGCGAAATGTTTTCATCTTGCCCACCACAAAAGGGGACACCATAAAAGGGGTCAGGACTCATTGAAGCAGGGTATGGCACGTGGTAAGCTGCGCGCCATGCCGAGACCACACCGTGCCGACGAAGCTGGCGGACTTTACCACGCGCTTAATCGCGCTAATGGGCGGCGGCGCATCTTTCGCAAGGATGCCGATTACGACGCCTTCGAACGAGTCCTGGCGGCTGGCCTCCAACGCTACGCGGTCGAACTGTACGCCTACCAACTGATGCCTAACCATTGGCACCTGGTGCTTCGTGCCGGGCGCAACGGCGAGATGAGCCGCTTCATGCGCTGGATCACTGCCACGCACACCATGCGCCATCATGCCCATTATCATACCGCGGGGCAGGGCCATTTGTACCAGGGGCGTTTCAAGAGCTTTCCGATCCAGGACGATGCCCACTTCCTTGCCGTCTGCCGTTACGTCGAGCGCAATGCCGTCCGCGCCCAGTTGGCCCGTCGCGCCGAACAGTGGCGGTGGGGTTCGCTCTGGCGGTGGCGGCAACGGGTCGAACCAGCGCCGCAGCTTCTATCGGCCTGGCCGATTCCGCGTTCCGCCCAGTGGATGGCAAACGTCAACAAGCCGCTGGCCAGGTCGGAATTGGAACGCCTGCGGCATGCGGCACAGCGAGGCACTCCGTACGGCGAAGCAGCCTGGGTGGAAACGACGGCCCGCCGTTTGAAGCTGGACTCGACCCTTCGTCCCCGTGGTCGGCCGCGAGTCCGCCTTAATAACCAATAATGAGTCCTGACCCCTTTGAATTGCTCTGACCCCTTTGAATTGCTTCTTTTACACTTCTTTGTAGATCACCTGCGTAACGCCTTCGTTCGTAAGTAAGGCAAACTCGCAATCTAGCGTCGGTATATCCATGCCCAGGATTCCGAACGGAGCGTCTTCCAGTAGCCCACTCATTATGCCTTTTGCTTGGCGTTTCTGGCTTGGCACTTCCAGATGAAAATTCCGCCCCCCGAACAAGTCCGTGTTCCTGCCAGAAGTCGCGCCTTTCATGCGAAGTATTTCGCCCAGTTCTTTGACTATCCCGAACGATTGCCCCGATAGCATTAGCGGGGTTTGGCTAGTGGATACCAAAGAACATGCGCATTGAACTGCAAAGAGTCGTTCCCTGTCCACAACGTCATTGAAGATGAATCGGGGAAGATCAATGTTCAGGTTCTGATCACCACGCATGGCGTAACTGAACATCCCGGTCGGCTCAATCGGCCACGTGTCATAGTCTGCGGCGTGAAGCGAATAATGAGCAGCGACAAGCATAGCTCGATAATGCGTATCAACCAAAAAGATCATCTTCCGGAAGTTTTCAAAGACATCGTTGTCACGAGTGAACAGGTAGGTGGGCTGACCGTACAGAATGCAATGAAACACTGCGCTGACGATCAATTCGTCATCCGTGGTTTTCCTTGCCTTTACGGGATCTCGGAATCCCTTAATGGCCATTCGCCATGCTCGGTCGCCCAATGGTGCGAATCTACGCTGTAGCTCTTCCTCAGTTGGGTCACGTCCGTTACGTGCCTTGAACTTCGCTGCTTCGACAAACGCAACATTCCTTCTGAACCACAACAGGCACTTGTAGTAGTTCGCAGCGTATCGAAGGTGATCGTTCCAGTCTGCAAAGCTGGTGAACGAAACATTGCTGTGGCCAATGCCTTGTCCTTCACCATGCTTGACATCAGCCAGCAGTTGCCGAAAAGCAACATTACGGGTGGTATCCACGTAATCACGAAGTTCGTTCCAAACGCCTTCGGTAATGCAGACGTGTTTCCTGGCCATTTCTTGCCAGACGGCTTCTGGAATGTCGTGGCTAGTGATGAAGCCAGTATCGAGGAAGATCCTTGCGCTAGGCGGCATCTTCTTCAGCATTCCCAGGAGCTCGCCGTATGACCACGGCAAGGATGGCAGGGATCGTTCCCATGAAAGCGGCGCAATCCGAATATAGCCCGATGGCAACCTGATACGTTTGATGTCTCGATAAACGACTTTGTCAGGCCGTTTGTCAAAGGCGTGCCGATTAGTGGGATTGAATTTCATCCCCCGGATGCTGTTCTTGTACTTTTCAAGCCACTCCAAAGCTTCAGATGGTGGCGTTTGATCAAGATCGTTCATTTCAGGGCAGGGCAGTTCAAAGGGGTCAGGCAGTTCAAAGGGGTCAGGACTCATTAACGCGGCGAGTTCTGTCTCACTTCAGTGCGCGGCCAGGCTTTGCACCACGCGCAGGGCTTCGGCAATGTGCCGGTCGGCCGAGAATTGCGCGTTGAAGACGTGCCGCACGATTCCTTGCCCGTCGATCACGTAGGTGACACGCCCCGGAATGATGCCCAGCGTCTTGGGCACGGCGAACGCCCGGCGTAGCGAGCCGTCGGCGTCGCTGACCAGCAGGAAGGGCAACTTCCGTTCGGCGGCGAACTGGCGATGGCTTTCTAGCGAGTCGGAGCTGATGCCGATGACCGTTGCGCCGGCTTTGACGAAGTCTTCGTACGAATCGCGGAAGGCACAGGCCTGGGCCGTGCAGACCGAGGTGTTGTCCTTGGGATAGAAATAGACCACGACCGGCCGGCCGCGCAACGCGGCCAGCGAAACCTTGGTACCGTCGTGCGCTTCGGCGGTGAAGTTGGGCGCCGGGTCGCCGATTTTCAGAGTGGTGGCCATCATACCTCCCACGACGAACGCGCCGACCACCGTGGCCGCCAACGCGCCGAGTAATAGCAAGCCGCGAGTACGCCAAAGCTGACGAGTGCTACCCATCGAATCGGCCCCGCTTCATAGACAACCGAACCATTGAAAACGATGAACAGCATGAAAGCGTGCAAGGTCCGATCGATCCAAACGCTGCGCGCGGCATAGCGCCGTGGGGCGAGCCACCAGCAGAGCAAGTCGACGAGCCAGAGCACCGTGAACAGATACGAAACATAAACCCCTTCCCCCACGCCCGCCACGCGCAACGTCTTTTCAAACGCCCGACTGTGCGACCAGCCGTGGACAAAGTGAAACGCCAGCCCCAGGTGGACAATGAAGCAGACCACGGCCCAGGTCCAGCACCAGCGGGCCAACGCACCACGCGGCGTCTCGGCTGACCAATCCTCCGCGCGACAAAAGAGCATGGCCAACAGCGCGGCCAGGTACCAGGCCAGCGACAGCCGAATTGAATTGCGCGTCAGCGCGTCCCCCGGGTTCACGGCCAGCGCAAGGGACAAACCACTGGCGGCCAGCAACAAAGCCGGCCCCAACAGGAGCATCCACGCATTGACTCGACCGAGGGACATTGTCTGATACCGCCGACACGGCGAACAGGTTTCAAAAGCCGCCTCAATCGTAACCCTATGCCGTTTGCTTTCAACCGCCCGCGGCGTGTCGTAGACTGGCGGGCAACGTCGCCAGGTGTCGTCGCTTACGCCGCTCGCACGCGAAAGGGTTCGTTATGACTCGCAGCATCGTCTTGGGTTTGGTCTGGTCGCTGGCCGCCGCGGCCTGGGACGTGAACGTGCAAGGCGGGAATGTCACGTTCGAACTCGCGGCGCCGCAAGCCAAGCAAGTGACCGTCTCGGGGGAATGGGCACAGAACAAGCCCGAACTGCTGGTGCGCGACGACAAGGGGGTCTGGCGCGTGACGATTCCGCTCGCCCCCAACATTTACTCTTACACGCTGCGGGTCGATGGCGCGCCGATCGTCGATCCCAAAAATTCGCAGGTGAAGACCGGGCGGAGCTTGACGAACTATGTGCTGGTCCCGGCCAACCCACCGGCCTCGTACGAGTTGCAAGCGGTCCCGCATGGCACGCTGACGGTCCACACTTATACGTCCAAGGTCAATGGCGCCGAGCGCGGCTTGGTGGTCTATGCACCGCCGGGCTACGAAGTGGACACCACGAAGAAGTATCCCGTGCTCTACTTATTGCACGGCGCTGGTGATGACGAGACCGGCTGGACCGCGTACGGCAAGGCCCATTGGATCGCCGACAACTTGCTCGCCGCCGGCAAGATCGAACCGATGCTGATCGTGATGCCGCACGGGCACATTAGCAATGCCAACGTCAAAGGCCCCTCAACGGTGGCCGAAGTGTTCGAGCGCGATCTGCTGGGAGATGTCATCCCATTGGTTGAATCGCGCTACCGGGCCAAGACCGACGCAGGCAGCCGCGCGATCATGGGCTTGTCGATGGGAGGAAGCCAGTCGTTCTTTGTCGGGTTGCGCAACGCCGACCGTTTCGCGTACGTCGGCGTGTACAGTTCGGGCATCTTGCGCGACGGCAAGAATGAAACACTCGACCAGGTACTGGCCGCGCCGGACAAGTACAACCAACAGCTGCGCTGGTTCTGGATTGGTTGCGGCAGCGACGATCGCGCCTTTGCCAACGTCGAGCAAGCTGACAGCAAGCTCACCAGCTCGGGCGTTCGCCACACGCTGCATCGCTCGGCAGGGGGGCACACCTGGCAAGTCTGGCGCGAGTATCTGCGGATCACGCTGCCCGAGCTGTTTCGTCAAGATTCGACGAGCCCGAGATGAGCGATCGGCTATCGTCGCAATTCGCACAACCAGCGAATTTCCTCAAGTCGTTGAACTGCGACAACTTGGCGGAGCCGCTTCCCTTGCTGGTTAGATGTTGGCAACGCTCCGGTCACGGCTGCGGCAAGAACCGTATCAGAAGGGGTAGCCGAAGTGGGCAGCAAAATAGTTGAGGCGAGCCCCGCCGTGGCGTGGTAGACCAAAGATTAAAAACCGTCAAGCTGGGTGCGGATTTCCCCCATCCCGAGTAGACTGAAGCATTCGTAATCCGTCGGCACGCATCCCCGACAAGATTACCGGTTTGCCCCACCTATGAGCGTCCCTCTCGTGCAGAACGGCGCGACGCCTCCCACCTTAGCAACAATGAAAACCGGCTGGCATCCCGCCGGTCGCCCAACGCATCGCCATTGGCCCGGAATATGATTTCCAAACTCACGGGCGTGCAAGCGCACCAACCAACGCCGCCGTCTCAACCTGGCCCCGGTACGCCTGGCCCAGGGATGACGCCCACCCCCGCCACACCGGAACAACCGCCAACGCACTTGCCGGCTTCGCGGCCGCCCGATCTGGTCACGCGGCGCGAGCCGAAACACAGTTGGGTGGGCTGGCTGGTAATCCTGGCCATGATCGGGCTGGGAGCGGGATATCTGTACTACCGGGGCGTCACCTGGGAGCAAACCAAGGCCTGGGTCACGGAACATGCCAAGACCTTGGCCGGTTCGCGGCCGCCGGTCGCCGCCCCCAAGGCGCGCCTGGTGCCGGTGGTGACCGCGACCGCGCGCACGGCCAACGTGAACCTGTACCTGAACGGCCTGGGCTCGGTGACGGCGTTCTATACCGTCACGCTTCGTAGCCGAGTCGACGGCGAGTTGCTGAAAGTCGGCTTCGAGGAAGGTCAGATCGTCGGCCAGAACGACGTGCTGGCCGAGATCGACCCGCGGCCGTTCAAGGTGCAACTGGAACAAGCCAAGGGACAACTGGTCAAGGATCAGGCGGCGTTGCGGCTGGCGATGCTCGACTTGGATCGGTACACGTCGCTGGTCTCGTCAAATTCGGTCACTCAACAACAGGTCGACGCCCAACGCGCGCTGGTCAAGCAAAGCGAGGGGGCGATCCAGACCGATCAAGGGATCATCGACAGCGCCGAGTTGCAGATCACCTACTGCACCATTCGCTCGCCGATCAACGGCCGGATCGGCCTGCGACTGGTCGACCCGGGCAACATCGTTCACGCCACCGACGTGAACGGCCTGGCCGTGATTACCCAACTGCAACCGATCGCGCTCTTGTTCACGATTCCCCAGGATGAAATTGCCCGGGTCCAGCGCAAGGTCAATGCCGGCGAGACGCTGACGGTCGAAGCCTGGGACCGAGACTTCCGCAACAAGTTGTCGGTCGGCGCGTTGTTGGCCTTGGACAATCAGGTTGACCCGACGACCGGCACCGTGCGACTGAAGGCCAAGTTCTCGAACGAGGACAACCTGCTGTTCCCCAATCAGTTTGTCAACGCCCGGCTGCTGATCGACACGCGGCACGATGCCACGGTCGTCCCTTCGGCCGCGGTCCAGCGCGGCCCCGACTCCTGGTTCACGTATGTGGTGAAAGAAGACGACACGGTCGAGTTGCGTAGTCTGACCCCCGGTTCGACCGAAGGTGACCAGACGATTATCGAAGCGGGTATCGCCCCGGGCGAGGTCGTGGTGACCGACGGCGTCGATAAGCTGCTGCCTGGTTCCAAGGTCTCGCGGCGCGGGCAGGGGACGGGCAAGCATGGCGCAGTTCCTGGGAAGCAAGCCGCGCCGGCACAACCGACGGGCGAAAAGGGGACGACGGAATCAAAGCCCGCTCCAGAATTGAAGCCTGCACAGGAACCAGCCGGCAGCGCTGCGAAGCGAGGGAACTAAATGAGTCCCTCCCGACCGTTCATCTTGCGCCCCGTGGCCACCGTGTTGTTGATGGTGGCGATTCTGCTGGTCGGCGGCGTGGCCTACTTTCAACTGCCGGTAGCGGCGTTGCCCCAGGTCGACTATCCGACCATCCAGGTGATCACGTTCTACCCGGGCGCCAATCCCGAGGTGATGACGTCGTCGGTCACCGCGCCGCTTGAACGCCAATTCGGCCAGGTGCCGGGCCTGGCCCAAATGACGTCGATCAGCTCGGACGGCAGCTCGGTAATCACGCTCCGCTTCATTCTTGAACTGAACATCGACATCGCCGAGCAACAGGTCCAGGCGGCGATCAACGCCGCGTCGAACTATCTCCCCAAGGACTTGCCCAACCCGCCGATCTACAGCAAGAGCAACCCGGCCGACGCGCCGATCCTAACGCTGGCCCTGTCGTCCAAGACGTTGCCGCTCTCCAAGGTGCAAGACCTGGCCGACACGCGGCTGGTGCAGAAGATTTCGCAACTGTCGGGCGTGGGTCTGGTCAGCATCAGCGGCGGACAGAAGCCGGCCATTCGCGTCCAGGCCAACCCGACGGCGCTGTCGGCCCTGGGGCTGAACATGGAAGACCTGCGGCTGGCGCTGACCCAGGCCAGCGTCAACCAAGCCAAGGGGAGCTTCGACGGCAGCAGCCAGGCGTTTACGATCGGCGCGAACGATCAACTGTTGACGAGCGAGCAATATCGCAAGCTGATCATCGCCTATCGCAACGGCGCGCCGGTTTATCTTTCGGACGTGGCCACCGTGGTCGATGGGGCCGAGAATATCCGACAGGCGGCCTGGATGAACGACACGCCGGCCATCATCGTCAATATTCAACGCCAGCCGGGGGCGAACATCATCGAGGTGGTCGACTCGATCAAGGCGCTGCTGCCGCAGATGCGCGAATCGCTGCCGGCCACGGTCCAAGTTTCGATTCTGACCGACCGAACCGTCACCATTCGGGCCAGCGTCCATGACGTGCAGTGGGAACTGCAACTGACCGTGGCGCTGGTGGTGATGGTCATCTTTCTGTTCCTGCGCAACATCCCGGCCACCATCATTCCCAGCGTGGCCGTGCCGCTGTCACTGATCGGCACGTTCGGCGTGATGTACCTGCTGGACTACAGCTTGAACAACCTGAGTTTGATGGCGCTGACGATCTCGACCGGATTCGTCGTCGACGACGCGATCGTGATGATCGAAAACATCATGCGCTACATCGAAGAAGGGGAAACCCCGCTCGAGGCGGCGCTGAAGGGCTCGGCGCAGATCGGCTTTACAATCGTCTCGCTCAGCGTGTCGCTGATTGCCGTGTTGATTCCCTTGCTGTTCATGGGGGACATCGTCGGCCGGCTGTTTCGTGAGTTTGCCGTCACGCTCAGCGTGACGATTCTGGTCTCGGCGGTGGTCTCGCTGACGCTCACGCCGATGATGTGCGCCAAACTATTGAAGCAGCACACCGGTGAACGGCAAAGCTGGTTCTATCGTGTCTCGGAGCGGGCGTTCGACGCCACGATTGCCTGGTACGGCGAGACGCTGACCGTTGTGCTGCGCCACCGGTTCATCACGTTGCTGGTGGCGATCGCGACGTTGGCCGGCACGGTGTACCTGTACATCATCGTTCCCAAAGGGTTCTTTCCGGTGCAGGACACCGGCGTGATCATGGGAATCTCGGAAGGGCCGCAAAGCATCTCCTTTGACGCCATGCTGGTCAAGCAACAGGAGCTGAACCGCGCCATCCTCGAGGATCCGGCGGTTGACGGCCTATCGTCGTTCATCGGCATCGACGGCGTGAACAGCACGCTGAACACCGGACGGATTCAAATCAACCTGAAGCCGCTCGAGGAGCGGAAGATATCGGCGACCGAGATCATTCGCCGACTGAACAAGCACTTGGAATCAATCCAAGGAATCACCTTGTTCATGCAACCGGTGCAGGATCTGACGGTCGAGACGCGCGTGAGCCGCACGCAGTACCAGTACAGTCTGGAAGACCCCGACGCCGAGGAGCTGAGAGACTGGGCGCCGCGCTTCCTGGCCCGGCTGCAAGCCTTGCCCGAGCTGCGTGATGTGGCCAGCGATCAACTGAACGACGGTCAGCAAACGCGGGTGGTGATCGATCGGGACACGGCGTCGCGCTTGGGCATTACGCCGCAGATGGTCGACGACGCGTTGTACGACGCCTTTGGCCAGCGGCAAGTGCTGATCATGTTCACTCAGATGAATCAGTACCGCGTCGTGCTGGAAGTGAAGCGCGATTTCCGCGACGAGCCCAAGGACCTGACCGAGATATACATTCGCACGCTCAGTGGAGGCAAAGTGCCGCTCGGCGCCTTTGCCCACGTCGAACACAAGAAGACGCCGCTGTCGATCAATCACCAGGGACAATTCCCCGTGGTGACCATCTCGTTCAATCTGGCCCCGCACGTGTCGCTGGGCGACGCGGTCGAGGCGATTCATCGCGTGCGAGCTGACTTGAACATGCCGGCCAGCATTCAGGCTGGCTTCCAAGGGACCGCCGAGGCGTTTCAGGCGTCGCTCAAGAACGAACCGTTGCTGATTCTGGCCGCGCTGATCACCGTTTACATCGTGCTGGGGGTGCTCTACGAGAGCTACGTCCACCCGATCACCATTCTGTCGACGTTGCCTTCGGCCGGCGTGGGCGCCTTATGGGCGTTGCTATTGACCGGGGACGATCTGAGCGTGATCGCGCTGATTGGCATCATTCTGTTGATCGGCATCGTGAAGAAGAACGCCATCATGATGATCGACTTCGCNNNNNNNNNNNNNNNNNNNNNNNNNNNNNNNNNNNNNNNNNNNNNNNNNNNNNNNNNCCGATCATGATGACGACGATGGCCGCGCTGTTGGGGGCGGTGCCGCTGGCCATGGGGACCGGCGTCGGGTCCGAGTTGCGCAGGCCGCTGGGTATTACGATCATCGGTGGCTTGATCTTCAGCCAGATCCTCACGCTGTACACGACGCCGGTGATTTACCTGGCGTTCGATTCGCTGGCCCGCTGGCTGGGCTTCACTTCCAAGCGGATCGGAAACGGCGATGAAAGAATCGGCGATGAAGCGCTCGTGGAGGCGACATGAGCCTGTCGACTCCGTTCATTCATCGACCGGTCGGAACCACCCTGCTGACGGCGGCGATCATGCTGGCCGGAGCGCTCGGCTACTTCTTCCTGCCGGTCGCGCCGCTGCCGCAAGTTGACTTCCCCACCATTCAAGTTTCGGCCGCGCTCCCCGGCGCCAGCCCCGAGACGATGGCCTCGGCCGTCGCCACGCCGCTGGAACGAAGCTTTGGCCGCATCGCCGGCATCACCGAAATGACGTCGACCAGCTATCTGGGGACGACGAGCATCACGCTGCAATTTGACCTGAACCGGAACATCGACGCGGCGGCTCGCGACGTGCAGGCGGCGATCAACGCCGCGCGCGGCCGGCTGCCGGCGAGTCTGCCGAACAATCCGACCTACCGCAAGATCAACCCCGCGGACTCGCCGGTGATGATCCTGGCCTTGGTCTCCGAGACCTATGGCAAGGACAAGATGCATGACGCCGCCGCGACCATCTTGCAACAAAAACTGTCCCAGGTGCGCGGCGTGGGCCAGGTACTGGTCGGCGGCGGCGCGGCTCCGGCCGTGCGAGTCGACGTCAATCCCACGATCATGAATCACTTTGCCCTGGGACTCGATACGGTGCGGCTGGCGCTCGGCTCGGCCAACGCCAATCGTCCCAAGGGCCAAATCGCCGACGATAAGCAAAGCTGGTCGATCAACACCAACGATCAGTTGCTCGAAGCCAAGGAATACCGCCCGTTGATCGTCGCCTATAAAAACGGCGCGCCGGTGCGACTGGAGGATGTCGCCACGGTGACTGATTCGGTCGAAGACGTTCGCGCGGCGGGCTATTTCAATGGCCGGCCCTCGATCAGCGTGATCGTCTATCGGCAACCCAATGCCAACATCATCGACACAGTCGATCGGGTCCGCGCGCTGTTGCCCCAGTTGCAGGCCGAGATACCCGCCGGCATCCGCCTGCTGGTGTCGCTCGACCGGACGACGACCATCCGCGCCTCGGTCGAGGACGTGCAGTACACGCTCGTCCTCTCGGTGGCCCTGGTGATCTTGGTGGTGTTCGTGTTCTTGCGCAGCGTGCGGGCCACCATTATCCCCAGCATTGCCGTACCGGTCTCGCTCGTCGGCACGTTCGGCGTGATGTACCTGTGCGGGTATAGCTTGAACAACCTGTCGCTCATGGCCCTGACCATTGCCACCGGCTTTGTCGTCGATGACGCCATCGTGGTCATCGAAAACATCATGCGCCATCTCGAAGCGGGTATGCGCCCGCTGCCCGCCGCCTTGCTGGGGGCGAAAGAAATCGGCTTCACGGTCCTTTCGATCAGTGTTTCGCTGGTGGCGGTGTTCATCCCGATTCTGCTGATGGGCGGGATTAT carries:
- a CDS encoding efflux RND transporter permease subunit, producing MSLSTPFIHRPVGTTLLTAAIMLAGALGYFFLPVAPLPQVDFPTIQVSAALPGASPETMASAVATPLERSFGRIAGITEMTSTSYLGTTSITLQFDLNRNIDAAARDVQAAINAARGRLPASLPNNPTYRKINPADSPVMILALVSETYGKDKMHDAAATILQQKLSQVRGVGQVLVGGGAAPAVRVDVNPTIMNHFALGLDTVRLALGSANANRPKGQIADDKQSWSINTNDQLLEAKEYRPLIVAYKNGAPVRLEDVATVTDSVEDVRAAGYFNGRPSISVIVYRQPNANIIDTVDRVRALLPQLQAEIPAGIRLLVSLDRTTTIRASVEDVQYTLVLSVALVILVVFVFLRSVRATIIPSIAVPVSLVGTFGVMYLCGYSLNNLSLMALTIATGFVVDDAIVVIENIMRHLEAGMRPLPAALLGAKEIGFTVLSISVSLVAVFIPILLMGGIIGRLFREFAVTLSVAIAVSMVISLTTTAMMCATMLKPHDEERHGWLYRASEGVFNWILGVYEASLGWVLRHQFFTFVVTVGTLALTVYLYVIVPKGFFPQQDTGRLVGNLLADQDTSFQAMRDTLTRYVALISEDPAVEGVTAFTGAQNGSANSARMFIALKPLDQRQLSADQVIKRITDRADNLSGGELRLQSTQDLRIGGRASAAQYQFTLRGDHLRELLDWGPKVAAAFRKLPSITAVSSDQQNKGMQALVVVDRVMASQLGITQQMIDDALYDAFGQRQVSTMYKPLNQYRVVMGVDPDFWQSPDALKYIYVRGNTGAETPLSAISKYQPATTALSVNHSGLFPSITISFNLKVGAALGDAVNEIEDAIHDLGLPPTIQGNFQGTAQAFQASLKNEPYLILAAIIAVYIVLGVLYESYIHP